A region of Streptomyces paludis DNA encodes the following proteins:
- the aroC gene encoding chorismate synthase: MSRLRWLTAGESHGPALVATLEGLPAGVPITTEMVADHLARRRLGYGRGARMKFEQDQVTFLGGVRHGLTMGSPVAIMVGNTEWPKWEQVMSADPVDPAVLADSARNAPLTRPRPGHADLAGMQKYGFDEARPVLERASARETAARVALGAVARSYLKETAGIQIVSHVVELAAAKAPYGVYPEPGDVARLDADPVRCLDADASEAMVAEIDQAHKDGDTLGGVVEVLAYGVPVGLGSHVHWDRRLDARLAAALMGIQAIKGVEVGDGFGLARVPGSQAHDEIVATPEGIRRSTGRSGGTEGGLTTGELLRVRAAMKPIATVPRALATVDVVTGEATKAHHQRSDVCAVPAAGIVAEAMVALVLADAVAEKFGGDSVPETRRNVRSYLDNLQIR, translated from the coding sequence TTGAGCAGGTTGCGCTGGCTGACCGCGGGGGAGTCGCACGGCCCCGCACTCGTGGCGACGCTGGAGGGTCTTCCCGCCGGCGTGCCGATCACCACGGAGATGGTGGCCGACCACCTGGCCAGGCGGCGCCTCGGTTATGGGCGCGGTGCGCGGATGAAGTTCGAGCAGGACCAGGTGACCTTCCTCGGCGGGGTGCGGCACGGGCTGACCATGGGGTCACCTGTCGCGATCATGGTCGGGAACACCGAGTGGCCCAAGTGGGAGCAGGTCATGTCGGCCGATCCGGTCGACCCCGCGGTACTGGCCGACTCGGCCCGCAACGCGCCGCTGACCCGCCCCCGGCCCGGCCACGCGGACCTCGCCGGTATGCAGAAGTACGGCTTCGACGAGGCCCGGCCGGTGCTGGAGCGGGCCAGTGCGCGGGAGACCGCGGCGCGGGTCGCGCTCGGCGCCGTGGCGCGCTCGTACCTGAAGGAGACCGCCGGGATCCAGATCGTCTCGCACGTGGTCGAGCTGGCGGCGGCCAAGGCCCCGTACGGCGTCTACCCCGAGCCGGGCGATGTGGCGCGGCTGGACGCGGACCCGGTGCGCTGCCTGGACGCGGACGCGAGCGAGGCGATGGTCGCCGAGATCGACCAGGCCCACAAGGACGGTGACACGCTCGGCGGGGTCGTGGAGGTGCTGGCGTACGGCGTGCCGGTCGGGCTCGGCTCGCATGTCCACTGGGACCGCAGGCTGGACGCGCGGCTGGCCGCCGCGCTGATGGGCATTCAGGCGATCAAGGGCGTCGAGGTCGGCGACGGCTTCGGCCTCGCGCGGGTGCCGGGCTCGCAGGCGCACGACGAGATCGTCGCGACGCCCGAGGGCATCCGCCGCTCGACGGGCCGCTCCGGCGGCACCGAGGGCGGGCTGACCACCGGTGAACTGCTGCGCGTACGGGCCGCGATGAAGCCCATCGCGACCGTGCCGCGCGCGCTGGCCACCGTCGACGTGGTCACCGGTGAGGCCACCAAGGCGCACCACCAGCGCTCCGACGTGTGTGCCGTGCCGGCCGCGGGCATCGTCGCCGAGGCGATGGTGGCGCTGGTCCTCGCGGACGCGGTGGCGGAGAAGTTCGGCGGCGACAGCGTCCCCGAGACGCGCCGCAACGTCCGCTCGTACCTCGACAATCTCCAGATCCGATGA
- a CDS encoding dihydroorotase yields the protein MSKTLVRGARILGGEVQDVLIDGETVAAVGTGLDAGDATVVEAAGLVLLPGLVDLHTHLREPGREDSETVLTGTKAAAVGGFTAVHAMANTFPVADTAGVVEQVWRLGRESGYCDVQPVGAVTVGLEGKHLAELGAMHDSAANVRVFSDDGKCVDDAVIMRRALEYVKAFDGVIAQHAQEPRLTEGAQMNEGVVSAELGLGGWPAVAEESIIARDVLLAAHVGSRVHICHLSTAGSVELVRWAKSKGWNVTAEVTPHHLLLTDELVRTYNPVYKVNPPLRTEADVLALRAALADGTIDCVATDHAPHPHEDKDCEWAAAAMGMVGLETALSVVQQTMVETGLLDWAGVADRMSVRPARIGRLEGHGRPVSAGEPANLTLVDPAYRGAVDPTGFASRSRNTPYEGRELPGRVTHTFLRGRATVVDGNLT from the coding sequence ATGAGCAAGACTCTTGTCAGGGGCGCGCGGATCCTCGGCGGCGAGGTACAGGACGTACTGATCGACGGCGAGACCGTCGCGGCCGTCGGCACCGGACTCGACGCCGGTGACGCCACCGTCGTCGAGGCGGCCGGGCTGGTCCTGCTGCCCGGTCTGGTCGACCTCCACACCCATCTGCGCGAGCCGGGCCGCGAGGACTCCGAGACCGTGCTGACCGGCACGAAGGCCGCCGCGGTGGGCGGCTTCACCGCCGTGCACGCCATGGCCAACACCTTCCCCGTGGCCGACACCGCCGGCGTCGTCGAGCAGGTCTGGCGGCTCGGCCGGGAGTCCGGCTACTGCGACGTACAGCCGGTCGGCGCCGTCACCGTCGGTCTGGAGGGCAAGCACCTCGCCGAGCTGGGCGCCATGCACGACTCCGCCGCCAATGTGCGCGTCTTCTCCGACGACGGCAAGTGCGTCGACGACGCGGTGATCATGCGCAGGGCGCTGGAGTACGTGAAGGCGTTCGACGGGGTCATCGCCCAGCACGCCCAGGAGCCCCGGCTCACCGAGGGCGCGCAGATGAACGAGGGCGTCGTCTCCGCCGAACTGGGGCTCGGCGGCTGGCCCGCCGTGGCCGAGGAGTCGATCATCGCCCGCGATGTCCTGCTCGCCGCCCACGTCGGCTCCCGCGTCCACATCTGCCATCTCTCCACCGCCGGCTCCGTCGAGCTGGTGCGCTGGGCGAAGTCCAAGGGCTGGAACGTCACCGCCGAGGTCACCCCGCACCACCTGCTGCTCACCGACGAACTCGTCCGGACGTACAACCCCGTCTACAAGGTGAACCCGCCGCTGCGCACCGAGGCCGATGTGCTCGCCCTGCGCGCGGCCCTCGCCGACGGCACCATCGACTGCGTCGCCACCGACCACGCCCCGCACCCGCACGAGGACAAGGACTGCGAGTGGGCCGCCGCCGCCATGGGCATGGTGGGCCTGGAGACCGCCTTGTCGGTGGTCCAGCAGACGATGGTCGAGACCGGGCTGCTGGACTGGGCCGGTGTCGCCGACCGTATGTCGGTCCGCCCGGCGCGCATCGGCCGGCTCGAAGGCCACGGCCGTCCCGTCTCGGCAGGCGAGCCCGCCAACCTGACCCTGGTTGATCCGGCATACCGTGGAGCCGTGGACCCCACGGGCTTCGCCTCCCGCAGCCGCAACACCCCCTACGAGGGCCGTGAGCTGCCGGGACGTGTCACCCACACCTTCCTGCGGGGCCGCGCCACGGTCGTCGACGGGAATCTGACGTGA
- a CDS encoding M24 family metallopeptidase: protein MSDVYAARRARLRDRYAAGGSAAALVSRPANVRYLAAVAPPGAVLLLGPDADADTLLCPRTAADGVEGRAGEGVRVSVLPTDTGDPAVAAAGLLVPSAAVSLAVEEHHLTVARHRAIGSVAPGLRLMDLAGAVEQQRIVKDDEEIGCLRIAAEIADQALGELLESILVGRTERHLALELERRLIDHGADGPAFPTTVATGPHAGRVAHRPSDRRVEEGDFLFVGLGAEYRGYRCLIGRTFVIGTSPADWQIDLYELVFAAQRAGREGLLPGVPCRAVDRATRQPLVSAGYGDGLAPRTGHGVGLEIDEDPQLAPTAMGKLEACVPVTVGPGVHLPGRGGVRIDDTLVVRPEADGGPELLTITTKELLAL, encoded by the coding sequence ATGTCTGACGTGTATGCGGCCCGCCGCGCGCGGCTGCGCGACCGGTACGCCGCGGGGGGCAGCGCGGCGGCCCTGGTCTCGCGCCCCGCCAACGTCCGCTATCTCGCGGCCGTGGCGCCGCCGGGGGCCGTGCTGCTGCTCGGGCCGGACGCGGACGCGGACACGCTGCTCTGCCCCCGTACCGCCGCGGACGGCGTCGAGGGGCGGGCCGGCGAGGGAGTGCGGGTCTCCGTCCTGCCGACCGACACCGGTGATCCGGCGGTGGCCGCCGCCGGGCTGCTCGTCCCGTCGGCCGCCGTCTCGCTCGCCGTCGAGGAGCACCACCTGACCGTCGCCCGGCACCGGGCGATCGGCTCCGTCGCGCCCGGACTGCGGCTGATGGATCTGGCCGGCGCCGTCGAGCAGCAGCGGATCGTCAAGGACGACGAGGAGATCGGCTGTCTGCGGATCGCGGCCGAGATCGCCGACCAGGCGCTCGGCGAACTGCTGGAGTCGATCCTCGTGGGCCGCACCGAACGGCATCTCGCGCTGGAGCTGGAGCGGCGGCTCATCGACCACGGCGCCGACGGCCCGGCCTTCCCGACCACCGTCGCCACCGGCCCGCACGCCGGGCGGGTGGCCCACCGGCCCTCGGACCGACGGGTCGAGGAGGGCGATTTCCTCTTTGTCGGCCTCGGCGCCGAATACCGGGGATACCGCTGCCTCATCGGCCGTACGTTCGTCATCGGGACCTCGCCCGCCGACTGGCAGATCGATCTGTACGAACTGGTCTTCGCGGCACAACGCGCAGGTCGGGAGGGGCTGTTGCCCGGCGTACCCTGCCGCGCGGTGGACCGCGCGACCCGGCAGCCGCTGGTGTCGGCCGGGTACGGGGACGGGCTCGCGCCCCGGACGGGGCACGGGGTCGGACTGGAAATCGACGAGGACCCGCAGCTCGCCCCCACCGCCATGGGTAAACTAGAGGCTTGTGTGCCGGTCACCGTCGGACCGGGGGTCCACCTCCCGGGCCGGGGCGGTGTCCGGATCGATGACACGCTCGTCGTCCGCCCCGAGGCGGACGGCGGACCCGAGCTACTCACCATCACGACCAAGGAACTGCTCGCGCTCTAG
- a CDS encoding AAA family ATPase has protein sequence MQHSAGDPLPPPHSPGPGGWGPYTPGWTTGAHPHPAPGQANGQVPGHAPGPAYQTPGSRQAPPPVHAPPPAHAPPPGSPPRPPVAPPPPGPPQDVTGHVALPPGGPVPVPAGPPQAGSGTGAATLAVLLIGPAGAGKTTVARHWARSRRVPTAHISLDDVREWVCAGFADPQSGWNEHSEAQYRLARRTCGFAARNFLANGISCILDDAVFPDRPVVGLGGWKRHVGPGLLPVVLLPGLEIVLERNAERSGNRRLADEEVAGIHGRMAGWYGSGLPIIDNSTYDVETTARALDDVLARALASPPSW, from the coding sequence ATGCAGCATTCAGCGGGGGATCCGCTGCCGCCTCCCCACAGTCCCGGACCCGGCGGGTGGGGGCCGTACACACCGGGGTGGACCACCGGGGCCCATCCCCACCCGGCGCCGGGGCAGGCCAACGGCCAGGTCCCCGGGCATGCCCCCGGTCCCGCGTACCAGACACCCGGGTCGCGGCAGGCGCCTCCGCCGGTGCACGCGCCGCCTCCCGCGCACGCGCCGCCGCCGGGGTCCCCGCCCCGGCCGCCCGTCGCGCCGCCGCCTCCGGGGCCGCCGCAGGACGTCACCGGCCATGTCGCGCTGCCGCCCGGCGGGCCCGTCCCCGTACCCGCAGGGCCGCCGCAGGCCGGGAGCGGCACCGGCGCGGCGACCCTCGCCGTCCTGCTGATCGGCCCGGCCGGCGCGGGCAAGACCACCGTGGCGCGCCACTGGGCGCGGAGCCGGCGTGTACCCACGGCCCACATCAGCCTCGACGACGTCCGCGAGTGGGTCTGCGCCGGCTTCGCGGACCCGCAGAGCGGGTGGAACGAGCACTCCGAGGCGCAGTACCGGCTGGCCCGCCGCACCTGCGGCTTCGCCGCGCGCAACTTCCTCGCCAACGGCATCTCCTGCATCCTCGACGACGCGGTCTTCCCCGACCGCCCGGTCGTCGGGCTCGGCGGCTGGAAGCGCCATGTGGGGCCCGGACTGCTGCCCGTCGTCCTGCTCCCCGGCCTGGAGATCGTGCTGGAGCGCAACGCCGAGCGCAGCGGCAACCGCCGGCTCGCCGACGAGGAGGTGGCCGGTATCCACGGCCGGATGGCGGGCTGGTACGGATCGGGGCTGCCGATCATCGACAACTCCACCTACGACGTGGAGACCACGGCCCGGGCCCTGGACGATGTCCTCGCCCGCGCGCTGGCCAGCCCGCCGAGCTGGTGA
- the bldD gene encoding transcriptional regulator BldD, which yields MSSEYAKQLGAKLRAIRTQQGLSLHGVEEKSQGRWKAVVVGSYERGDRAVTVQRLAELADFYGVPVQELLPGTTPGGAAEPPPKLVLDLERLAHVPQEKAGPLQRYAATIQSQRGDYNGKVLSIRQDDLRTLAVIYDQSPSVLTEQLISWGVLDADARRAVAHDEG from the coding sequence ATGTCCAGCGAATACGCAAAGCAGCTCGGGGCCAAACTCCGCGCCATCCGCACCCAGCAGGGCCTCTCGCTCCATGGCGTGGAGGAGAAGTCCCAGGGCCGCTGGAAGGCAGTGGTGGTCGGTTCGTACGAGCGCGGCGACCGTGCGGTCACGGTGCAGCGCCTCGCCGAGCTGGCGGATTTCTACGGGGTCCCGGTGCAGGAGCTGCTTCCCGGCACCACCCCCGGGGGAGCCGCCGAGCCGCCGCCGAAGCTCGTTCTTGATCTGGAGCGGCTGGCCCACGTCCCGCAGGAGAAGGCGGGACCCCTCCAGCGCTACGCGGCCACGATCCAGAGCCAGCGCGGGGATTACAACGGCAAGGTCCTGTCGATCCGCCAGGACGACCTGCGCACGCTTGCCGTGATCTACGACCAGTCGCCGTCGGTCCTGACCGAGCAGCTCATCAGCTGGGGTGTCCTAGACGCGGACGCGCGGCGCGCGGTCGCCCACGACGAGGGCTGA
- the efp gene encoding elongation factor P: protein MASTNDLKNGLVLKLDGGQLWSVVEFQHVKPGKGPAFVRTKLKNVLSGKVVDKTFNAGVKVETATVDRRDMQFSYMDGDYFVFMDMETYDQLMVDRKAVGDSANYLIEGFKASVATHEGEVLYVELPAAVELTIQHTDPGVQGDRSTGGTKPATLETGYEIGVPLFITTGEKIKVDTRTGDYLGRVNS, encoded by the coding sequence GTGGCTTCCACGAACGACCTCAAGAACGGCCTGGTGCTCAAGCTCGACGGGGGCCAGCTCTGGTCCGTCGTCGAGTTTCAGCACGTCAAGCCCGGCAAGGGCCCGGCCTTCGTGCGCACCAAGCTGAAGAACGTGCTCTCCGGCAAGGTCGTCGACAAGACCTTCAACGCCGGCGTGAAGGTCGAGACGGCCACCGTCGACCGCCGCGACATGCAGTTCTCCTACATGGACGGCGACTACTTCGTCTTCATGGACATGGAGACGTACGACCAGCTGATGGTCGACCGCAAGGCGGTCGGCGACTCGGCGAACTACCTGATCGAGGGCTTCAAGGCCAGCGTCGCCACGCACGAGGGCGAGGTGCTCTACGTCGAGCTGCCCGCCGCCGTCGAGCTGACGATCCAGCACACCGACCCGGGCGTCCAGGGCGACCGCTCGACCGGCGGCACCAAGCCCGCCACGCTGGAGACCGGCTACGAGATCGGTGTTCCGCTCTTCATCACCACCGGTGAGAAGATCAAGGTCGACACTCGTACGGGCGATTACCTCGGCCGGGTGAACAGCTAA
- a CDS encoding aspartate carbamoyltransferase catalytic subunit, which translates to MLRLPGASPRTPGHLISAGDLSRDEAVSILDTAEEMARVADRPIKKLPTLRGRTVVNLFFEDSTRTRISFEAAAKRLSADVINFSAKGSSVSKGESLKDTALTLEAMGADAVVIRHPASGAPYRLATSGWIDGAVVNAGDGTHEHPTQALLDAFTLRRRLVGADAGIGHDLEGRRVTVVGDVLHSRVARSNVLLLHTLGAHVTLVAPPTLVPIGVEHWPCEVSYDLDRVLPTSDAVMMLRVQRERMNAAFFPTEREYARRYGLNGDRMGRMPGHSVVMHPGPMNRGMEITAEVADSDRCTAVEQVANGVSIRMAVLYLLLGGNEPAVTASRTEPRTDIRTEARAEARTVEARTEETK; encoded by the coding sequence ATGCTGCGTCTCCCCGGGGCAAGCCCCCGCACGCCCGGCCATCTCATCTCCGCCGGCGACCTCAGCCGCGACGAGGCCGTTTCGATCCTCGACACCGCCGAGGAGATGGCCCGGGTCGCCGACCGGCCCATCAAAAAGCTGCCGACCCTGCGCGGCCGGACCGTCGTCAACCTCTTCTTCGAGGACTCGACCCGCACCCGGATCTCCTTCGAGGCCGCCGCCAAGCGGCTCTCCGCCGATGTGATCAACTTCTCGGCCAAGGGCTCGTCCGTCTCCAAGGGCGAGTCCCTCAAGGACACCGCCCTCACCCTGGAGGCGATGGGCGCCGACGCCGTCGTCATCCGGCACCCCGCCTCGGGCGCCCCCTACCGGCTCGCCACCTCCGGGTGGATCGACGGCGCGGTCGTCAACGCGGGCGACGGCACCCACGAGCACCCCACCCAGGCGCTGCTGGACGCCTTCACGCTGCGCCGCCGGCTGGTCGGCGCCGACGCGGGCATCGGGCACGACCTCGAAGGGCGCCGGGTCACCGTCGTCGGCGATGTGCTGCACAGCCGGGTCGCCCGCTCGAACGTGCTGCTGCTGCACACCCTGGGCGCCCATGTCACGCTGGTCGCCCCGCCCACCCTCGTACCGATCGGCGTCGAGCACTGGCCCTGCGAGGTCTCGTACGACCTGGACCGGGTGCTGCCCACGTCCGACGCCGTGATGATGCTGCGCGTCCAGCGCGAGCGGATGAACGCGGCGTTCTTCCCGACCGAGCGCGAGTACGCGCGCCGCTACGGGCTGAACGGCGACCGGATGGGCCGGATGCCCGGACACTCCGTCGTCATGCACCCCGGGCCGATGAACCGCGGCATGGAGATCACCGCCGAGGTCGCCGACTCCGACCGCTGCACCGCCGTCGAGCAGGTCGCCAACGGCGTCTCGATCCGGATGGCCGTGCTCTATCTGCTGCTCGGCGGCAACGAGCCCGCCGTCACCGCGTCCCGCACCGAACCCCGTACCGACATCCGTACCGAAGCCCGCGCCGAGGCCCGCACCGTCGAGGCCCGCACCGAGGAGACCAAGTAA
- the aroB gene encoding 3-dehydroquinate synthase: MTDQTVTRIQVGGSAGHEPYEVLVGRQLLAELPALIGPRAKRVAVLHPEALAGTGEALRQDLADQGYEAVAIQVPNAEEAKTVEVAAYCWKALGQTGFTRTDVIVGVGGGSTTDLAGFVAASWLRGVRWIAVPTTVLAMVDAAVGGKTGINTAEGKNLVGAFHPPAGVLCDLAALDSLGVHDYVSGLAEIIKAGFIADPAILELVESDPEAARTPTGPHTAELIERSIRVKAEVVSSDLKESGAREFLNYGHTLAHAIEKNERYKWRHGAAVSVGMVFAAELGRLAGRLDDATADRHRSVLESVGLPLTYRGDQWPKLLETMKVDKKSRGDLLRFIVLDGLGKPTVLEGPDPAVLLAAYGEVSA, translated from the coding sequence ATGACGGACCAGACAGTCACCCGGATCCAGGTCGGCGGCAGCGCCGGGCACGAACCGTACGAGGTGCTCGTCGGTCGGCAGCTGCTGGCGGAGCTGCCCGCCCTGATCGGCCCCCGCGCCAAACGGGTCGCGGTCCTCCACCCGGAGGCGCTCGCCGGGACCGGCGAGGCGCTGCGGCAGGATCTCGCGGACCAGGGGTACGAGGCCGTCGCCATCCAGGTGCCGAACGCCGAGGAGGCGAAGACCGTCGAGGTCGCCGCGTACTGCTGGAAGGCGCTCGGCCAGACCGGCTTCACCCGTACCGATGTCATCGTCGGGGTCGGCGGCGGCTCCACCACCGATCTCGCCGGGTTCGTCGCGGCGTCCTGGCTGCGCGGGGTGCGCTGGATCGCCGTACCGACGACCGTGCTCGCCATGGTCGACGCGGCGGTCGGCGGCAAGACCGGCATCAACACCGCCGAGGGCAAGAACCTGGTCGGCGCCTTCCATCCGCCGGCCGGGGTGCTCTGCGACCTCGCCGCGCTGGACTCGCTCGGCGTCCACGACTACGTGAGCGGTCTGGCCGAGATCATCAAGGCCGGTTTCATCGCCGACCCGGCCATCCTCGAACTCGTCGAGTCGGACCCCGAGGCCGCCCGTACCCCCACCGGACCGCACACCGCCGAGCTGATCGAGCGGTCGATCCGGGTCAAGGCCGAGGTCGTCTCCAGCGACCTGAAGGAGTCGGGGGCGCGCGAGTTCCTCAACTACGGGCACACCCTGGCGCACGCCATTGAGAAGAACGAGCGCTACAAGTGGCGGCACGGCGCGGCCGTTTCGGTCGGCATGGTCTTCGCCGCCGAACTGGGCCGGCTGGCGGGCCGGCTGGACGACGCGACCGCCGACCGGCACCGCTCCGTACTGGAGTCCGTCGGGCTGCCGCTGACCTACCGGGGCGACCAGTGGCCCAAGCTGCTGGAGACCATGAAGGTCGACAAGAAGTCCCGGGGCGACCTGCTGCGCTTCATCGTGCTGGACGGTCTGGGCAAGCCCACCGTGCTGGAGGGACCCGACCCGGCGGTGCTGCTCGCGGCGTACGGGGAGGTCTCCGCCTGA
- the nusB gene encoding transcription antitermination factor NusB, whose translation MAARSKARKRAFQILFEADQRGETVLTVLADWVRHSRSDDRQPPVNEYTMQLVEGYAEHVARIDELISTYAVDWELDRMPVADRNIVRLGAYELIWEDETPDAVAIDEAVQLAKEFCNDDSPAFVNGLLGRFKGLKQNLRRA comes from the coding sequence GTGGCTGCCCGGAGCAAGGCCCGAAAGCGCGCCTTCCAGATCCTCTTCGAGGCGGACCAGCGCGGGGAAACCGTGCTGACGGTCCTCGCGGACTGGGTACGGCACTCCCGGAGCGACGACCGCCAGCCGCCGGTCAACGAGTACACCATGCAGTTGGTCGAGGGATACGCGGAGCATGTCGCCCGTATCGACGAACTGATCTCGACCTACGCGGTGGACTGGGAGCTGGACCGGATGCCGGTCGCGGACCGGAACATCGTGCGGCTCGGCGCGTACGAGCTGATCTGGGAGGACGAGACCCCGGACGCGGTGGCGATCGACGAGGCCGTCCAGCTCGCCAAGGAGTTCTGCAACGACGACTCCCCGGCGTTCGTCAACGGCCTGCTCGGCCGCTTCAAGGGCCTCAAGCAGAATCTCCGCCGCGCCTGA
- a CDS encoding shikimate dehydrogenase, with protein MAGTRGTEARRAAVLGSPIAHSLSPALHRAAYRELGLAHWSYDRFEVDEAGLPGFLGGLDASWAGLSLTMPLKRAVIPLLDSITDTAASVETVNTVVIGADGRRTGDNTDIPGMIAALRERGVEKADSAAILGAGATASSALAALSRICTGPVTAYVRSDARAAEMRGWGERLGVDLRTADWAAAPAAFDAPLVIATTPAGTTDALAASVPGRPGTLFDVLYEPWPTPLAAAWSRGGGAIVSGLDLLVHQAVLQVERMTGLSPAPLREMRAAGTAALHPAD; from the coding sequence ATGGCAGGAACAAGGGGAACTGAGGCGCGCCGGGCGGCCGTGCTCGGGTCGCCCATCGCCCACTCCCTCTCGCCCGCGCTGCACCGCGCCGCGTACCGCGAACTCGGCCTCGCCCACTGGTCGTACGACCGTTTCGAGGTGGACGAGGCCGGGCTGCCCGGCTTTCTCGGCGGACTCGACGCCTCCTGGGCCGGTCTCTCGCTGACGATGCCGCTCAAGCGCGCCGTCATCCCGCTGCTCGACTCGATCACGGACACGGCGGCCTCGGTCGAGACGGTCAACACGGTCGTCATCGGCGCGGACGGCCGGCGCACCGGCGACAACACCGATATCCCCGGCATGATCGCGGCGCTGCGCGAGCGCGGCGTCGAGAAGGCCGACTCCGCCGCGATCCTCGGCGCGGGCGCGACCGCGTCGTCCGCGCTCGCGGCGCTCTCCCGCATCTGTACGGGCCCGGTCACCGCGTACGTCCGCAGCGATGCCCGCGCCGCCGAGATGCGCGGCTGGGGCGAGCGGCTCGGGGTGGACCTCCGTACCGCGGACTGGGCGGCGGCCCCCGCGGCCTTCGACGCCCCGCTGGTGATCGCGACCACCCCGGCGGGCACCACCGACGCCCTCGCCGCGAGCGTCCCCGGCCGGCCCGGGACGCTCTTCGACGTGCTGTACGAGCCCTGGCCGACCCCGCTGGCCGCCGCGTGGTCGCGCGGCGGCGGGGCGATCGTCTCCGGGCTCGACCTCCTCGTCCACCAGGCGGTCCTCCAGGTGGAACGGATGACGGGGCTGTCGCCCGCGCCGCTGCGCGAGATGCGGGCGGCCGGAACGGCCGCGCTCCACCCTGCGGACTGA
- a CDS encoding shikimate kinase, which translates to MSAPVVVLVGPMGVGKTTVGELLAERLGTRFRDSDADIVAAQGRTIADIFVDEGEDRFRELEREAVRTALAGHDGVLALGGGAVLDATTRELLAGLPVVYLTMEVGEAIKRSGLNTARPLLAVNPRQQWKLLMEARRHHYTDVARVVVPTDDLTAEEVTEAVLEALGLKQSSAQDAAESGISGSSGGSGDSGSSGKEKQA; encoded by the coding sequence ATGAGCGCGCCCGTTGTGGTGCTGGTCGGGCCGATGGGCGTCGGCAAGACCACCGTCGGCGAGCTGCTCGCCGAGCGGCTCGGCACGCGCTTCCGCGACAGCGACGCCGATATCGTCGCCGCCCAGGGCCGGACGATCGCCGACATCTTCGTGGACGAGGGCGAGGACCGCTTCCGGGAGCTGGAGCGGGAGGCGGTACGGACCGCCCTCGCCGGGCACGACGGAGTGCTGGCGCTCGGCGGCGGCGCGGTCCTCGACGCGACCACCCGTGAACTCCTGGCCGGTCTGCCCGTCGTCTATCTGACGATGGAGGTCGGCGAGGCCATCAAGCGGTCCGGGCTGAACACCGCGCGCCCGCTGCTGGCCGTCAACCCCCGCCAGCAGTGGAAGCTGTTGATGGAGGCGCGCCGCCACCACTACACCGATGTCGCCCGGGTCGTCGTCCCGACCGACGACCTCACCGCCGAGGAAGTCACCGAGGCGGTCCTCGAAGCGCTGGGACTGAAGCAGTCGTCGGCACAGGACGCGGCCGAGTCCGGTATTTCCGGCAGTTCCGGCGGTTCCGGCGATTCAGGCAGTTCCGGCAAGGAGAAGCAGGCATGA
- the pyrR gene encoding bifunctional pyr operon transcriptional regulator/uracil phosphoribosyltransferase PyrR, with amino-acid sequence MDTHITGESGARAVLEAPDIARVLTRIAHEIVERAKGADDVVLLGIPTRGVFLARRLAEKLAEITGRSIPVGSLDITMYRDDLRLRPARALARTDIPGDGVDGRLVVLVDDVLFSGRTIRAALDALGDIGRPRAVQLAVLVDRGHRELPIRADYVGKNLPTSLRETVKVQLAEEDGRDTVLLGLQHPAASGEQ; translated from the coding sequence ATGGACACCCACATCACCGGCGAGAGCGGCGCGCGCGCCGTCCTGGAAGCCCCCGACATCGCGCGGGTGCTGACCCGGATCGCCCACGAGATCGTCGAACGCGCCAAGGGCGCCGACGATGTCGTCCTGCTCGGCATCCCGACCCGAGGCGTCTTCCTCGCCCGGCGACTGGCCGAAAAACTGGCCGAGATCACCGGCCGCTCGATCCCGGTCGGCTCCCTCGACATCACCATGTACCGCGACGACCTGCGGCTGCGGCCCGCCCGCGCGCTGGCCCGCACCGACATCCCGGGCGACGGCGTCGACGGACGGCTCGTTGTCCTGGTCGACGACGTGCTCTTCTCCGGCCGTACGATCCGCGCCGCCCTCGACGCGCTCGGCGACATCGGACGCCCCCGGGCCGTACAGCTCGCCGTCCTGGTCGACCGGGGCCACCGCGAGCTGCCGATCCGCGCCGACTACGTCGGCAAGAACCTCCCCACGTCCCTGCGGGAGACGGTCAAGGTGCAGCTCGCCGAGGAGGACGGCCGGGACACCGTGCTGCTCGGCCTCCAGCACCCCGCCGCGTCCGGCGAGCAGTAG